From the genome of Biomphalaria glabrata chromosome 1, xgBioGlab47.1, whole genome shotgun sequence, one region includes:
- the LOC106073846 gene encoding cation-dependent mannose-6-phosphate receptor-like, producing the protein MLFKSRFHLVLCVLVGGAYGVDPRQCNKIDSCSCKFADNGAVVNLRPLAKSNGASLFKDIYAKDGYYYSYNPCVPFDEEECHSASMCKRLSTNSSVSLVADQNNVNFGPNENGVQLTYLPSGLGNIVTVSFKCVQNSKPLFIPYGFDNVTKQYNFEVETMCACDNACHTAPETGGISTGSILLIIFFVMIFLYLTIGAINGKINGQSSGLQVLPHYEFWVGFPGLVKDGCLFAVRCVCCSTGVTSYDKV; encoded by the exons ATGCTTTTCAAGTCCAGGTTCCAcctagttttgtgtgtgttggtcGGTGGGGCTTATGGAGTTGACCCGCGTCAGTGCAATAAGATTGACTCTTGCAGCTGCAAGTTTGCTGACAACGGGGCTGTGGTCAACCTCCGGCCGCTGGCCAAATCTAACGGTGCATCATT ATTTAAAGACATCTATGCTAAAGATGGATACTACTATTCTTATAACCCCTGTGTTCCTTTCGATGAGGAAGAGTGCCATTCAGCTtcg aTGTGCAAACGTTTGTCCACGAATTCTTCAGTCTCACTTGTCGCAGATCAAAACAATGTGAACTTTGGGCCCAATGAGAATGGAGTCCAATTGACTTATCTCCCGAGTGGACTGGGCAA TATCGTGACTGTTAGCTTCAAGTGTGTCCAAAACTCAAAGCCTCTATTTATACCTTACGGCTTCGACAATGTCACAAAACAGTAT aatTTTGAAGTGGAAACAATGTGTGCCTGTGATAACGCTTGCCATACTGCCCCGGAAACTGGAGGAATCAGCACCGGATCTATCTTACTGATCAT ATTTTTTGTTATGATCTTTTTGTATCTGACGATTGGCGCCATCAATGGAAAGATCAATGGACAATCTTCAGGATTACAAGTGTTGCCTCATTATGAATTCTGGGTAGGATTTCCAGGTCTGGTTAAG GATGGTTGCCTGTTTGCTGTCAGATGTGTATGCTGCTCTACAGGTGTTACTTCCTATGATAAAGTGTAA